From Deinococcus aquaticus, one genomic window encodes:
- a CDS encoding lipid II:glycine glycyltransferase FemX, which translates to MRLTLVETTDPRAYDDAVSRMPITSALQGWGYGEARRTLGQTPTRYLIMQGDRTVGAVQLLRKRLVPGFSTLYAPRGPALESLDLLPAFAEAVRRVARPTDALLKIEPPVPFPASDSAPVDQPAAAEATGTEEAATPPAAQDDALPDSYGPFQRAETEQPEHTIVADLSRTEQEIFGALSSMARRNIRTAEKLGVIAGRDDDFDAFWEIFTATNERAKLGAYPREYYETMLRECNAHGGEAYIVLSRYQGRALAGGFFVSMGKGTYYLFGGSVRDDRVDENGKPLKDAKAPDAFYWSAMLDAKRHGYELFDFWGIPRVLDESKHSYGVFKMKLKFSEQRVWYPAYDLNLNAAAPAIVRALRWRKTRNNVRKRGSADDVL; encoded by the coding sequence GTGCGCCTGACCCTAGTAGAAACCACCGATCCACGCGCGTACGACGACGCCGTGAGCCGCATGCCCATCACCAGCGCCCTGCAGGGGTGGGGGTACGGCGAGGCGCGGCGAACGCTGGGTCAGACTCCCACGCGGTACCTGATCATGCAGGGGGACCGGACGGTCGGGGCGGTGCAACTGCTGCGTAAGCGCCTCGTGCCGGGCTTCAGCACCCTGTACGCCCCGCGCGGCCCGGCGCTGGAAAGCCTGGATCTGCTGCCCGCCTTCGCGGAGGCCGTCAGGCGCGTGGCGCGGCCCACCGACGCCCTGCTGAAAATCGAGCCGCCCGTGCCCTTCCCGGCCAGTGACAGTGCGCCCGTGGATCAGCCCGCAGCGGCCGAGGCGACCGGCACCGAAGAGGCGGCCACGCCGCCGGCCGCCCAGGACGACGCGCTGCCCGACTCGTACGGTCCCTTCCAGCGGGCCGAGACCGAGCAGCCGGAACACACCATCGTCGCCGACCTGAGCCGCACCGAGCAGGAGATCTTCGGGGCGCTGTCCAGCATGGCCCGCCGCAACATCCGCACCGCCGAGAAACTCGGCGTGATCGCCGGCCGCGACGACGACTTCGACGCGTTCTGGGAGATCTTCACCGCCACCAACGAACGCGCCAAACTGGGCGCCTACCCCCGCGAGTACTACGAGACCATGCTGCGCGAGTGCAACGCGCACGGCGGCGAGGCGTACATCGTGCTGTCCCGCTACCAGGGCCGCGCGCTGGCCGGCGGGTTCTTCGTCAGCATGGGCAAGGGTACGTACTACCTGTTCGGTGGCAGCGTCCGCGACGACCGCGTGGACGAGAACGGCAAGCCCCTGAAAGACGCCAAGGCGCCCGACGCCTTCTACTGGAGCGCCATGCTGGACGCCAAACGCCACGGCTACGAACTGTTCGACTTCTGGGGCATTCCGCGCGTCCTGGATGAAAGCAAGCACTCGTACGGGGTGTTCAAGATGAAACTCAAGTTCAGCGAGCAGCGCGTCTGGTATCCCGCCTACGACCTGAACCTGAACGCCGCCGCGCCCGCCATCGTCCGCGCCCTGCGCTGGCGCAAGACCCGCAACAACGTCCGCAAACGCGGCAGCGCCGACGACGTGCTGTAA
- a CDS encoding peptidylprolyl isomerase, with protein MDWRAGHATVSGVKQLLLTAALLSGAAFLTNASAQTTPAPAPTAPAPSTAAPAPAAPAAAQDPATLVGRVGKENLTLGEFERAFRLAAARVVNSQGVPFEDSYLSEFAAARPDFLKQFVRDRAVYQLARARQQADPAEVDKQVADARSGFETDEEFTQALNATGYTDTADLRRELERQLIVGAYLNSVQERFTFGDALVAGYYNLHRADFAREQEACVKHILVPTQTEAQAITKDLAGGADFAKIAAAKSQDPGSAAQGGDLGCFGPGQMVETFDTASFRGPVNAVQTVQSQFGWHVLIVTKRTDAGTQPLADAAPIIRDQLGKEAAQKYLDSQVVRLSTESFPAVVTVAAPAPADK; from the coding sequence ATGGACTGGCGCGCGGGGCACGCTACAGTATCAGGCGTGAAACAACTGCTCCTGACCGCAGCGCTGCTGAGCGGCGCCGCCTTCCTGACGAACGCCAGCGCCCAGACCACCCCGGCCCCGGCGCCCACTGCCCCGGCGCCCAGCACGGCCGCCCCCGCCCCTGCGGCTCCGGCCGCCGCGCAGGACCCCGCCACGCTGGTGGGCCGCGTGGGCAAGGAAAACCTGACGCTGGGCGAGTTCGAGCGGGCCTTCCGGCTCGCGGCGGCGCGCGTGGTGAACTCGCAGGGCGTGCCCTTCGAGGACTCCTACCTGAGCGAGTTCGCCGCGGCCCGCCCGGACTTCCTGAAGCAGTTCGTGCGGGACCGCGCCGTGTACCAGCTGGCCCGCGCCCGCCAGCAGGCCGACCCGGCCGAGGTGGACAAGCAGGTCGCGGACGCCCGCTCGGGCTTCGAGACGGACGAGGAGTTCACCCAGGCCCTGAACGCCACCGGGTACACCGACACGGCCGACCTGCGCCGCGAACTGGAACGCCAGCTGATCGTGGGCGCGTACCTGAACAGCGTGCAGGAACGCTTCACGTTCGGTGACGCGCTGGTCGCCGGGTACTACAACCTGCACCGCGCGGACTTCGCCCGGGAACAGGAAGCCTGCGTGAAACACATCCTGGTGCCCACCCAGACCGAGGCGCAGGCCATCACGAAGGACCTGGCGGGCGGCGCGGACTTCGCGAAGATCGCCGCCGCGAAAAGCCAGGACCCGGGCAGCGCCGCGCAGGGCGGCGACCTGGGCTGCTTCGGCCCCGGCCAGATGGTCGAGACGTTCGACACGGCCAGCTTCAGGGGCCCCGTGAACGCCGTTCAGACCGTGCAGTCGCAGTTCGGGTGGCACGTACTGATCGTCACGAAACGCACCGACGCCGGCACGCAGCCACTGGCGGACGCCGCGCCGATCATCCGTGACCAGCTGGGCAAGGAAGCCGCGCAGAAGTACCTGGATTCCCAGGTGGTGCGCCTGAGCACCGAGAGCTTCCCGGCCGTCGTGACGGTCGCCGCGCCCGCCCCCGCCGACAAGTAA
- a CDS encoding intradiol ring-cleavage dioxygenase — translation MPNDPHRPNPTTAPTHAPDEDNDDEMIGTLLSRRRALRLLGLGAGATALSAGGVLAQRGGGAGQASAASGLPGCVVRPAMTEGPYFVESEPRRSDIRPDTTTGKLSAGVPLTLNFEVSRVAVGGCTPRGQVLIDVWHCDAQGAYSDVQGNTGDFLRGSQVTDAQGRAKFTTIYPGWYRGRAVHIHFKLRPLNASGKATGEFTSQLFFPESVNSAVFARAPYNAHGTKADTPNAQDGIYRNGGSQLLLNVKGDPVKGYTATFDIGLNIG, via the coding sequence ATGCCGAACGACCCGCACCGCCCGAACCCGACCACCGCCCCCACCCACGCCCCCGACGAGGACAACGACGACGAGATGATCGGCACGCTCCTGAGCCGCCGCCGCGCCCTGAGGCTACTGGGCCTGGGGGCCGGAGCCACGGCCCTGAGCGCCGGGGGCGTCCTCGCGCAGCGGGGAGGCGGGGCGGGGCAGGCGAGCGCCGCCAGCGGACTGCCCGGTTGCGTGGTGCGGCCCGCCATGACCGAGGGGCCGTACTTCGTGGAGAGCGAACCGCGCCGCAGCGACATCCGCCCGGATACCACGACCGGCAAACTGAGCGCCGGGGTGCCCCTGACCCTGAACTTCGAGGTCAGCCGGGTCGCCGTGGGCGGCTGCACGCCGCGCGGGCAGGTGCTGATCGACGTGTGGCACTGCGACGCGCAGGGCGCGTATTCGGACGTGCAGGGCAACACCGGGGACTTCCTGCGCGGCTCGCAGGTCACGGACGCGCAGGGCCGCGCAAAATTCACGACCATCTACCCCGGCTGGTACCGTGGGCGGGCCGTACACATTCACTTCAAGCTGCGGCCCCTGAACGCCAGCGGGAAGGCCACGGGGGAATTCACGTCGCAGCTATTCTTCCCGGAAAGCGTGAACAGCGCCGTGTTCGCCCGCGCGCCCTACAACGCGCACGGCACGAAAGCCGACACGCCCAACGCGCAGGACGGCATCTACCGCAACGGTGGCAGCCAGCTGCTGCTGAACGTCAAGGGTGATCCCGTGAAGGGATACACGGCCACCTTCGATATCGGCCTGAACATCGGCTGA
- the ilvD gene encoding dihydroxy-acid dehydratase — protein MTDTAQKKKLNWNSHHITQGDERAPNRAMLRAVGFEDGDFEKPIIGVAHAQSNITPCNNGLGELADHITGAIREGGGMPQIYGTITVSDGISMGTEGMKCSLVSREVIADSIETVSRGQSHDGVIVVGGCDKNMPGAMIGIARLNIPAIFVYGGTIKPGHYDGKDLTIVSVFEAVGAFGAGKISREDFTEIEKRACPGNGSCGGMYTANTMSSAFEAMGMSLPFSSTMSAVDAEKAVSSADSARALLKLIEQDIRPLDILTKKAFENAITVIMAVGGSTNAVLHLMAIAHACDIDLTLADFERIREATPVFCDLKPSGKYVATDLHVVGGIPRVMKMLLKEGLLHGDCLTVTGKTIAENLADEQDTPSEGQDVIRAFSDPLYTEGHLAILRGNLAEEGSVAKISGLKSIKITGPARVFNSEEESMHAIMNDQIRAGDVLVIRYEGPRGGPGMREMLSPTSAIIGKGLGDSVGLITDGRFSGGTFGLVVGHVAPEAFVGGTIALVHEGDTIELNAETLKLTLHVDDAELDRRRAAWVQPEPRYTRGVLAKYAKLVSSASVGAYTD, from the coding sequence ATGACCGACACGGCGCAGAAGAAGAAACTGAACTGGAACAGCCACCACATCACGCAAGGCGACGAACGCGCCCCGAACCGCGCCATGCTGCGCGCCGTGGGCTTCGAGGACGGCGACTTCGAGAAGCCCATCATCGGGGTGGCGCACGCGCAGAGCAACATCACGCCCTGCAACAACGGCCTGGGCGAACTGGCTGATCACATCACCGGGGCCATCCGCGAGGGCGGCGGCATGCCGCAGATCTACGGCACCATCACCGTCAGCGACGGCATCAGCATGGGCACCGAGGGCATGAAGTGCAGCCTCGTGAGCCGCGAGGTGATCGCCGACTCTATCGAGACCGTGTCGCGCGGGCAGAGTCACGACGGCGTGATCGTCGTGGGCGGCTGCGACAAGAACATGCCCGGCGCCATGATCGGCATCGCCCGCCTGAACATCCCCGCGATCTTCGTGTACGGCGGCACCATCAAACCCGGCCACTACGACGGCAAGGACCTGACCATCGTCAGCGTGTTCGAGGCGGTCGGCGCGTTCGGCGCAGGCAAGATCAGCCGCGAGGACTTCACCGAGATCGAGAAACGCGCCTGCCCCGGCAACGGCTCGTGCGGCGGCATGTACACCGCGAACACCATGAGCAGCGCCTTCGAGGCCATGGGCATGAGCCTGCCCTTTTCCAGCACCATGAGCGCCGTGGACGCCGAGAAGGCCGTGTCCTCCGCCGACAGCGCCCGCGCCCTGCTGAAACTCATCGAGCAGGACATCCGCCCGCTGGACATCCTGACCAAGAAAGCCTTCGAGAACGCCATCACGGTCATCATGGCCGTCGGCGGCAGCACCAACGCCGTCCTGCACCTGATGGCCATCGCGCACGCCTGCGACATCGACCTGACCCTGGCGGACTTCGAACGCATCCGCGAAGCCACGCCCGTGTTCTGCGACCTGAAACCCAGCGGCAAGTACGTCGCCACCGACCTGCACGTCGTCGGCGGCATCCCCCGCGTCATGAAGATGCTGCTGAAAGAAGGCCTGCTGCACGGCGACTGCCTGACCGTCACCGGCAAAACCATCGCCGAGAACCTCGCAGACGAACAGGACACCCCCAGCGAAGGACAGGACGTCATCCGCGCCTTCAGCGACCCGCTCTACACCGAAGGGCACCTCGCCATCCTGCGCGGCAACCTCGCCGAGGAAGGCAGCGTCGCCAAGATCAGCGGCCTGAAAAGCATCAAGATCACCGGCCCCGCCCGCGTGTTCAACAGCGAAGAAGAATCCATGCACGCCATCATGAACGACCAGATCCGCGCCGGCGACGTGCTCGTCATCCGTTACGAAGGCCCCAGGGGCGGCCCCGGCATGCGCGAAATGCTCTCCCCCACCAGCGCCATCATCGGCAAGGGCCTGGGCGACTCCGTGGGCCTGATCACCGACGGGCGCTTCTCGGGCGGCACCTTCGGCCTCGTCGTCGGCCACGTCGCCCCCGAAGCGTTCGTGGGCGGCACCATCGCCCTGGTGCACGAGGGCGACACCATCGAACTGAACGCCGAAACCCTGAAACTCACCCTGCACGTCGACGACGCCGAACTGGACCGCCGCCGCGCCGCCTGGGTACAACCCGAACCCCGCTACACCCGCGGCGTGCTCGCCAAGTACGCCAAACTGGTGAGCAGCGCCAGCGTCGGCGCGTACACCGACTGA
- a CDS encoding GNAT family N-acetyltransferase: MHAPILTTPRLLLRPHRMDDLAACVELWQDPVVTRYTSGRPLARQDVWTRLLRHPGHWALLGFGYWVVEERTSGRFVGEVGLGRFKRDLLADHPELDAIPEAGWVTLPWAHGRGYAGEALLAVMAWRDMNLPVSETFCIISPENAASLRLAARVGFKVTGEAGGPDDRVLLLTRQRG, translated from the coding sequence ATGCACGCCCCCATCCTGACCACCCCGCGCCTGCTGCTGCGCCCGCACCGCATGGACGATCTTGCCGCCTGTGTGGAGTTGTGGCAGGATCCGGTCGTCACGCGCTACACCAGCGGGCGGCCCCTGGCGCGGCAGGACGTGTGGACGCGGCTGCTGCGGCACCCGGGGCACTGGGCGCTGCTAGGCTTCGGGTACTGGGTGGTCGAGGAACGGACGTCCGGGCGCTTTGTGGGTGAGGTGGGGCTGGGGCGCTTCAAGCGGGATCTGCTGGCAGACCACCCTGAACTGGACGCCATTCCAGAGGCAGGCTGGGTGACGCTGCCGTGGGCGCATGGGCGGGGGTACGCCGGCGAGGCCCTGTTGGCAGTGATGGCGTGGCGGGACATGAACCTGCCAGTGAGCGAGACGTTCTGCATCATCAGCCCGGAGAACGCGGCGTCGCTGCGGCTGGCCGCGCGGGTGGGATTCAAGGTGACCGGCGAGGCTGGAGGGCCGGACGACCGGGTGCTGCTGCTGACGCGCCAGCGGGGGTAG
- a CDS encoding DUF4174 domain-containing protein, which yields MPFLTALLTAATLGTPGIPALATPFTLTGADGRRWSLSSALGRERLLVVRNPSAAYLNAVRAQDTALQVRDLRVVALLPPDDARLNGPRTLMLTLLADPGGRIGTQYGPATLIGKDRGIKARYPAPPALNTVGALIDTMPMRQQERQQRGR from the coding sequence ATGCCGTTCCTGACCGCCCTGCTGACCGCCGCCACCCTCGGCACACCCGGCATTCCGGCTCTCGCCACGCCCTTCACACTGACCGGCGCGGACGGCCGCCGCTGGTCCCTGAGCAGCGCCCTGGGCCGCGAACGCCTTCTGGTCGTCCGTAACCCCAGCGCCGCGTACCTGAACGCTGTCCGCGCACAGGACACGGCATTGCAGGTGCGTGACCTGCGCGTCGTGGCCCTGCTCCCACCAGATGACGCCCGCCTGAACGGCCCCCGCACCCTGATGCTCACGCTGCTCGCCGATCCCGGCGGACGGATCGGCACGCAGTACGGCCCCGCCACGCTGATCGGCAAGGACCGCGGCATCAAGGCCCGTTACCCCGCGCCGCCCGCCCTGAACACCGTGGGCGCCCTGATCGACACCATGCCCATGCGCCAGCAGGAACGCCAGCAGCGAGGGCGCTGA
- a CDS encoding potassium channel family protein, producing the protein MLRQLLWIPGTLMVLAVLGDLIVTCLQSGEGRISRAVHRPLYASLTAAARLSGRRALMSWSTPLLIMGTLAAWTLLCWLGWTLIFWSQPGSLLGSDSGTPANFAATLYFVGYTISTLGLGEITAPLPFWRLLTAVASINGFFLLTFAITFVVPIAQARGDRRRLALHLHRAGPGAQALILNAHTDHDRGLLSLTTDLHDMLNDVDAAHLNSPYLHRFHDHDRQDALDLHLPALGEALLILQGTLTGPPPQGLSRALSSIDSLTRTFERVHHARDPQTPPPPDLTRLRDAGLILKPDADFHEYLRTHAALRRRLHAMAQAGQWRWDQVAAQQPPAPDAA; encoded by the coding sequence ATGCTCCGGCAACTCCTGTGGATTCCCGGCACCCTGATGGTGCTCGCCGTCCTCGGCGACCTGATCGTCACGTGCCTCCAGTCCGGCGAGGGACGCATCAGCCGCGCCGTCCACCGGCCCCTGTACGCCTCCCTGACCGCCGCCGCCCGACTGAGTGGGCGCCGCGCCCTGATGTCCTGGAGCACGCCCCTGCTGATCATGGGCACCCTCGCCGCCTGGACGCTCCTGTGCTGGCTGGGCTGGACCCTGATCTTCTGGTCTCAGCCCGGCAGCCTGCTGGGCTCCGACAGCGGCACCCCCGCCAACTTCGCCGCCACCCTGTACTTCGTCGGGTACACCATCAGCACCCTCGGCCTGGGCGAGATCACCGCCCCGCTCCCCTTCTGGCGCCTGCTGACCGCCGTGGCGTCCATCAACGGGTTCTTCCTGCTGACCTTCGCCATCACCTTCGTCGTGCCCATTGCCCAGGCGCGCGGCGACCGCCGCCGACTCGCGCTGCACCTGCACCGCGCCGGCCCCGGCGCGCAGGCCCTGATCCTGAACGCCCACACCGACCACGACCGCGGCCTGCTGAGCCTCACCACCGACCTGCACGACATGCTCAACGACGTGGACGCCGCCCACCTGAACTCCCCGTACCTGCACCGCTTCCACGACCACGACCGTCAGGACGCCCTGGACCTGCACCTGCCGGCCCTGGGCGAAGCGCTGCTGATCCTCCAGGGCACCCTGACCGGCCCGCCCCCCCAGGGCCTGAGCCGCGCCCTGAGCAGCATCGACTCGCTGACTCGCACCTTCGAACGCGTGCACCACGCCCGCGACCCACAGACGCCCCCCCCACCCGACCTGACCCGCCTGCGCGACGCCGGCCTGATCCTCAAGCCCGACGCGGACTTCCACGAGTACCTGCGCACCCACGCCGCGCTGCGCCGCCGCCTGCACGCCATGGCGCAGGCCGGGCAGTGGCGCTGGGATCAGGTCGCCGCCCAGCAGCCACCCGCCCCCGACGCCGCATGA